From the genome of Mycobacteriales bacterium, one region includes:
- a CDS encoding Lsr2 family protein: MAQKVQVLLLDDLDGGSAEETVSFALDGTTYEIDLSTKNAAAMRAALADYVGHARKAGRSSGNSANGRARGKAPIDRDQASAIRDWARKNGHDVSDRGRIPARIVEIYNSER, encoded by the coding sequence GTGGCGCAGAAAGTCCAAGTGCTTCTTCTGGACGATCTCGACGGCGGCAGCGCCGAGGAGACGGTGTCCTTCGCCCTCGACGGGACGACCTATGAGATCGACCTGTCGACGAAGAACGCCGCAGCCATGCGCGCTGCACTCGCCGACTATGTGGGCCACGCGCGCAAAGCCGGTCGGTCCAGTGGCAACTCGGCCAACGGCCGGGCCCGCGGCAAGGCGCCGATCGATCGCGACCAGGCCTCGGCGATCCGCGATTGGGCGCGCAAGAACGGACACGACGTGAGTGACCGCGGTCGGATCCCGGCCCGGATCGTGGAGATCTACAACAGCGAGCGCTGA